The Streptomyces aurantiacus genome includes a region encoding these proteins:
- a CDS encoding ABC transporter substrate-binding protein has product MPRRALAAAVVALVLPLSACGFGGDDSGSTDASGKVEGDITFQTWNLRANFKPYFEGLVADFEKKYPGTHVKWVDQPAEGYADKISADAAGGTLPDVVNVSPDLVAPLAKAGLALDLDKAAAKYKKEYLPGAWASHEIPGMEGTYAFPWYLNTGPLFYNKSLFEEAGLDASKPPKTYDELFDDALELADKSDGKVATLANVPTIEDFGRYGVELMNKEGTAFAFNDAKGVELLTRYKELYDAKALDSQALTATPESSGKKFLTGAVAMNPGSALDLGNFKKQAPNLYKNIGITDQITSTGKVNMYVMGVMVNARTKQAPAAVAFAHFVTDAQNQMTFAKKVAIFPSTAGSLDDPYFTKEDGTDETRVRVAAAKSLKNAVNYTPVLFSEQMKTELRNSVAKALQGKVSPKEALDNAVKACDRLLQQQG; this is encoded by the coding sequence ATGCCTCGCAGAGCACTCGCCGCCGCTGTCGTAGCCCTGGTCCTGCCGCTCAGTGCCTGCGGTTTTGGGGGTGACGACAGCGGTTCCACGGACGCCTCCGGCAAGGTCGAGGGCGACATCACCTTCCAGACCTGGAACCTGAGGGCCAACTTCAAGCCGTACTTCGAGGGCCTGGTCGCCGACTTCGAGAAGAAATACCCCGGCACCCATGTGAAATGGGTCGACCAGCCCGCCGAGGGCTACGCCGACAAGATCAGCGCGGACGCGGCCGGCGGCACCCTGCCCGACGTCGTGAACGTCTCACCGGACCTCGTCGCCCCGCTCGCCAAGGCAGGTCTCGCCCTGGACCTCGACAAGGCCGCCGCCAAGTACAAGAAGGAGTACCTGCCGGGGGCCTGGGCGAGCCACGAGATACCGGGCATGGAGGGCACGTACGCCTTCCCCTGGTACCTGAACACCGGCCCGCTCTTCTACAACAAGTCCCTGTTCGAGGAGGCCGGCCTGGACGCCTCGAAGCCTCCGAAGACGTACGACGAACTGTTCGACGACGCCCTGGAGCTGGCGGACAAGAGCGACGGCAAGGTCGCCACCCTCGCGAACGTGCCCACCATCGAGGACTTCGGCCGCTACGGCGTCGAGCTGATGAACAAGGAGGGCACCGCCTTCGCGTTCAACGACGCCAAGGGGGTCGAACTCCTCACCAGGTACAAGGAGTTGTACGACGCCAAGGCGCTCGACTCGCAGGCGCTGACCGCGACCCCCGAGTCGTCCGGCAAGAAGTTCCTGACCGGGGCCGTCGCCATGAACCCGGGCAGCGCCCTGGACCTCGGCAACTTCAAGAAGCAGGCGCCGAACCTCTACAAGAACATCGGCATCACCGACCAGATCACCAGCACGGGCAAGGTCAACATGTACGTCATGGGCGTCATGGTGAACGCCCGGACCAAGCAGGCGCCCGCTGCGGTCGCCTTCGCGCACTTCGTCACCGACGCCCAGAACCAGATGACGTTCGCCAAGAAGGTCGCGATCTTCCCGAGCACCGCCGGCTCGCTCGACGACCCGTACTTCACCAAGGAGGACGGCACGGACGAGACCCGCGTCCGCGTCGCCGCCGCCAAGTCCCTGAAGAACGCGGTCAACTACACGCCGGTGCTGTTCAGCGAGCAGATGAAGACCGAGCTGCGCAACTCCGTCGCCAAGGCGCTGCAGGGCAAGGTGAGCCCGAAGGAAGCGCTCGACAACGCTGTCAAGGCGTGCGACCGGCTGCTCCAGCAGCAGGGCTGA
- a CDS encoding alpha-L-fucosidase yields MAVSRRLFVTAAAALVASSGTSLALASSASAAAPVGSAAADEPWYRIPVSPDDTPEELVRKASQVRPTERQIAWQALERTAFLHFGVNTFTGLEWGTGDEDPDVFQPAGLDTDQWARALRDGGFELAILTVKHHDGFVLYPSRYSDHTVASSSWRDGQGDVLRSFADSMRRHGIKVGVYVSPADENQYLHGVYANGSARSEHAIPTPVDGDHRTGGPAFTLAATDYGAHMLNQLYEVLTEYGPVDEVWFDGAQGRIPPDKVEKYDWDSWYTLIRTLAPDATVAVSGPDVRWVGNEGGLARENEWSVVPVQDKDNGRTDFALSYDAPDMGGRNALVAAQPVADHLQWWPAEADVSIRDGWFYHADQQPKSVQQLTDIYFGSVGRNAVLLLNVPPDREGRLPAADVTRLREFRERIDRELPEDLARGARVKASPGTVTVDLGRAREVDRIRLGEDIRHGQQVEGFVVEAHLAGAWTRVTEAGTIGAGRILLLAAPVRARRWRVRVTHSRRRAHLARFELYRSRL; encoded by the coding sequence ATGGCAGTCTCCAGACGTCTCTTCGTCACGGCAGCCGCCGCTCTCGTCGCGTCCAGCGGTACGTCCCTGGCGCTCGCGTCCTCCGCCTCCGCCGCTGCCCCCGTCGGCTCCGCCGCTGCCGACGAGCCGTGGTACCGGATTCCCGTCAGCCCCGACGACACCCCGGAGGAACTGGTCCGCAAGGCGTCCCAGGTCCGGCCCACGGAACGGCAGATCGCCTGGCAGGCACTCGAGCGCACCGCCTTCCTGCACTTCGGCGTGAACACCTTCACCGGTCTCGAATGGGGGACCGGCGACGAGGATCCCGACGTCTTCCAGCCGGCCGGCCTCGACACCGACCAGTGGGCCCGCGCCCTGCGCGACGGCGGATTCGAACTCGCCATCCTCACCGTCAAGCACCACGACGGGTTCGTGCTCTATCCCTCCCGCTACTCCGACCACACGGTGGCGTCGAGCAGTTGGCGCGACGGGCAGGGTGACGTCCTGCGCTCGTTCGCCGACTCGATGCGCCGCCACGGCATCAAGGTCGGGGTCTACGTCTCGCCGGCCGACGAGAACCAGTACCTGCACGGCGTGTACGCCAACGGCAGCGCCCGCTCCGAGCACGCGATCCCGACACCGGTGGACGGCGACCACCGTACGGGTGGCCCCGCGTTCACGCTTGCGGCCACCGACTACGGCGCCCACATGCTCAACCAGCTCTACGAGGTGCTCACCGAGTACGGGCCGGTCGACGAGGTGTGGTTCGACGGTGCGCAGGGCCGTATCCCGCCGGACAAGGTCGAGAAGTACGACTGGGACAGCTGGTACACGCTGATCCGGACCCTCGCGCCGGACGCCACGGTCGCCGTGTCCGGGCCCGACGTGCGCTGGGTCGGCAACGAGGGCGGGCTGGCCCGTGAGAACGAGTGGAGCGTCGTACCCGTACAGGACAAGGACAACGGGCGCACGGACTTCGCGCTCTCCTACGACGCGCCCGACATGGGCGGCCGGAACGCCCTGGTGGCCGCGCAGCCCGTGGCCGATCACCTGCAGTGGTGGCCGGCCGAGGCGGACGTGTCCATCCGGGACGGCTGGTTCTACCACGCCGACCAACAGCCCAAGTCCGTGCAGCAGTTGACGGACATCTACTTCGGGTCGGTGGGCCGCAACGCGGTACTGCTGCTGAACGTCCCGCCGGACCGGGAAGGGCGTCTGCCGGCCGCCGACGTCACCCGCCTGCGGGAGTTCCGCGAACGGATCGACCGGGAGCTGCCCGAGGACCTGGCACGCGGAGCCCGGGTGAAGGCTTCACCGGGCACGGTCACGGTCGACCTGGGCCGGGCCCGAGAGGTCGACCGGATCCGCCTCGGCGAGGACATCCGGCACGGCCAGCAGGTGGAGGGCTTCGTCGTCGAGGCCCATCTCGCCGGCGCCTGGACGCGGGTGACCGAGGCCGGCACGATCGGCGCCGGCCGCATCCTGCTGCTGGCGGCTCCCGTACGGGCGCGACGGTGGCGAGTAAGGGTGACGCACTCGCGCCGAAGGGCTCACCTCGCCCGGTTCGAGCTGTACCGCTCGCGCCTCTGA
- a CDS encoding carbohydrate ABC transporter permease yields the protein MASSSSTATSKSASSGITSAGAARVRRQLPTSPWLFAAPGLLVVGIFILYPFVSTLVNAFTDRRTLVPGEFVGLANFRELLHDEMFWIGLRNSTLYVLGVVPALVLLPLLLALLVQKNIPGIAFFRSAFYTPVVASIVVVGLIWVWLLDERGLVNSLLETVGVGRVGFLSDQWLLLLSAMTVTVWKGLGYYMIIYLAALANVPRELHEAASVDGAGAVRRFLTVTVPAVRSTMVLVGALSSVAAFKVFSEVYLMAGPDGGPAGEDTTLVMLVQRTGTGLTGRVGYASAISVVVFVVTVALMLLVLRADRKEDA from the coding sequence ATGGCGAGTTCTTCCAGCACCGCAACCTCCAAGAGCGCTTCCTCCGGCATCACATCGGCCGGCGCCGCGCGGGTGCGGCGCCAACTGCCCACCAGTCCCTGGCTGTTCGCCGCTCCGGGCCTGCTGGTCGTGGGCATCTTCATCCTGTACCCCTTCGTCTCGACGCTGGTCAACGCCTTCACCGACCGCCGGACGCTGGTCCCCGGCGAGTTCGTGGGCCTGGCCAACTTCCGGGAGCTGCTGCACGACGAGATGTTCTGGATCGGCCTGCGCAACAGCACGCTGTACGTCCTCGGGGTCGTCCCCGCGCTCGTCCTGCTGCCCCTGCTGCTCGCCCTCCTGGTCCAGAAGAACATCCCCGGCATCGCCTTCTTCCGGTCGGCGTTCTACACCCCGGTCGTCGCCTCCATCGTCGTGGTGGGCCTCATCTGGGTGTGGCTGCTGGACGAACGCGGCCTGGTGAACTCGCTGCTGGAGACGGTCGGCGTCGGCAGGGTCGGCTTCCTGAGCGACCAGTGGCTGCTCCTGCTGAGCGCCATGACCGTCACGGTCTGGAAGGGCCTCGGCTACTACATGATCATCTATCTGGCCGCGCTCGCCAACGTGCCGCGTGAGCTGCACGAGGCCGCGTCGGTGGACGGGGCGGGCGCGGTCCGCCGCTTCCTCACCGTCACCGTGCCCGCCGTCCGCTCCACGATGGTGCTGGTCGGCGCACTGTCCTCGGTCGCCGCCTTCAAGGTGTTCTCCGAGGTGTACCTGATGGCGGGACCGGACGGCGGCCCCGCGGGCGAGGACACCACGCTCGTGATGCTCGTCCAGCGCACCGGCACGGGGCTGACCGGCCGGGTCGGCTACGCCTCCGCCATCTCCGTCGTCGTCTTCGTCGTCACCGTCGCGCTGATGCTGCTCGTGCTGCGTGCCGACCGGAAGGAGGACGCGTGA
- a CDS encoding carbohydrate ABC transporter permease produces MSVAEKVSEAPAAAAESRPPRVTDEHGRRVRVWELTLRYLLLLAVLALTVGPFLWQLSTSLKGPTEDIFSSPPRFLPGDPTLHNYERVAETIPVWDYALNSLKVATANVVTNCVGAALAGYALARLRYRGRKVTTLVFILAMLVPVEGIIIAQFTTMRELGLNNTLIGVVLPGCIGAMNVLLMRNAFLNLPYEIEEAAFVDGANTWQRFLRIALPSVKGTLAVVAIFAFMGAWDDFLWPLIVLSDPDKFTLTIGLNYLHGTFANDERLVAAGTIIAVAPLIALFACLQRYFFRGVGEGAVKG; encoded by the coding sequence GTGAGCGTCGCCGAGAAGGTCAGCGAGGCGCCCGCCGCCGCGGCGGAGTCCCGCCCGCCGCGTGTCACCGACGAGCACGGGCGCCGCGTGAGGGTGTGGGAACTCACCCTGCGCTACCTGCTGTTGCTCGCCGTCCTGGCACTGACCGTCGGGCCGTTCCTGTGGCAGCTCTCCACCTCCCTGAAGGGGCCCACCGAGGACATCTTCAGCTCTCCGCCCAGGTTCCTGCCCGGCGATCCGACCCTGCACAACTACGAACGGGTCGCCGAGACCATCCCCGTCTGGGACTACGCCCTCAACTCGCTGAAGGTCGCCACCGCCAACGTCGTGACGAACTGCGTCGGTGCGGCGCTCGCGGGTTACGCGCTGGCCCGGCTGCGTTACCGCGGGCGCAAGGTGACGACTCTCGTGTTCATCCTCGCGATGCTCGTGCCCGTGGAGGGCATCATCATCGCCCAGTTCACGACGATGCGTGAGCTCGGCCTGAACAACACCCTCATCGGGGTCGTCCTGCCCGGCTGCATCGGCGCGATGAACGTCCTGCTGATGCGCAACGCGTTCCTCAACCTCCCCTACGAGATCGAGGAAGCGGCGTTCGTCGACGGGGCGAACACCTGGCAGCGGTTTCTGCGGATCGCCCTGCCGTCGGTGAAGGGCACCCTCGCCGTCGTGGCGATCTTCGCCTTCATGGGCGCCTGGGACGACTTCCTGTGGCCGCTCATCGTGCTCAGCGATCCGGACAAGTTCACCCTGACCATCGGCCTCAACTACCTGCACGGCACCTTCGCCAACGACGAACGGCTCGTCGCCGCGGGCACGATCATCGCGGTGGCGCCGCTGATCGCCCTCTTCGCCTGCCTCCAGCGGTACTTCTTCCGCGGCGTCGGCGAAGGCGCGGTCAAGGGCTGA
- a CDS encoding LacI family DNA-binding transcriptional regulator, giving the protein MPAKRSPARRPTMKDIARRAGVSESAVSFALNDRPGVSEITRDRVRRVAEQLGWRPSTAARQLSGEGAATVGLVVARPADTLGVDSFFLQLISGIQEVLAERHLGLLFQVVEDVDDECAVYRRWWAEHRVDGVMAVDPRTDDPRPGLLDELGLPAVVIGGAPDARHPGLSTVWADDAAAMASVVGRLHALGHRRIVHIAGLPGLAHTERRIRTLRAEAERRGLSQVRSVTTDYSDAEGAAVTRRVLEGTSPPTALVYDNDVMAVAGVAAATELGFSVPGDVSVVAWEDSALCRMVKPWLSALSRDTVEFGRTAAQELTSLLDGGPARTVQVPVPRLIERESTGPCGA; this is encoded by the coding sequence TTGCCAGCCAAGCGGTCTCCCGCGCGACGGCCGACGATGAAGGACATCGCGCGGCGCGCCGGGGTCTCCGAGAGCGCCGTCTCGTTCGCGCTCAACGACCGGCCCGGGGTCTCCGAGATCACCCGGGACCGGGTGCGCCGGGTCGCCGAGCAACTGGGCTGGCGGCCCAGCACCGCGGCACGCCAGCTGTCCGGCGAGGGCGCCGCGACGGTCGGTCTCGTCGTGGCCCGGCCCGCGGACACCCTCGGCGTGGACTCGTTCTTCCTGCAGCTCATCTCGGGCATCCAGGAGGTCCTGGCGGAGCGCCATCTCGGTCTGCTCTTCCAGGTGGTCGAGGACGTCGACGACGAGTGCGCCGTGTACCGGCGCTGGTGGGCCGAGCACCGGGTGGACGGAGTGATGGCCGTGGACCCCCGCACGGACGACCCGCGCCCCGGCCTGCTCGACGAGCTGGGACTGCCCGCGGTGGTCATCGGCGGGGCACCGGACGCCCGGCATCCCGGACTGTCCACGGTCTGGGCCGACGACGCGGCAGCCATGGCGTCCGTCGTGGGGCGGCTGCACGCGCTGGGACACCGCCGGATCGTGCACATCGCGGGGCTGCCCGGCCTCGCGCACACCGAGCGGCGGATCCGTACGCTGCGCGCCGAGGCCGAGCGGCGCGGGCTCTCGCAGGTGCGCTCGGTGACGACGGACTACTCGGACGCCGAGGGTGCCGCGGTCACGCGCCGTGTCCTGGAGGGCACTTCGCCACCGACCGCGCTGGTCTACGACAACGACGTGATGGCTGTCGCCGGTGTCGCCGCCGCGACGGAACTGGGCTTCTCGGTACCGGGCGACGTGTCGGTCGTCGCCTGGGAGGACTCGGCGCTGTGCCGCATGGTCAAGCCGTGGTTGTCGGCGCTGTCCCGCGACACGGTGGAGTTCGGCCGGACCGCGGCGCAGGAGTTGACCTCGCTGCTGGACGGCGGCCCGGCGCGGACCGTGCAGGTGCCGGTGCCTCGGCTGATCGAACGGGAGAGCACGGGGCCCTGCGGGGCTTGA
- a CDS encoding family 20 glycosylhydrolase: MSTEAKRAYPGRSRLVGVVAVLLLLAAPVPVAGAAEAANATPPVTVPALSDWTPGSGQYVYGRGTRLVADGRAERRVAATLAGDLRAAGHGTVPVVSRGARTGDIVVDLTPARTELGKEGYELRAGERLSVTGATETGAFYGTRTVLQLLAQGDRLPAGHTVDVPRYEERGVGVCACYVHITPAWLENLVRDMAYHKLNQLLLELKVKSGAHPEANTWGYYTKDEIRRLVALGEKYHVTIIPEINSPGHMDPWIENRPDLQLADSDGDKQPSRLDITRPEAFAYYTSLMDEYAEVFTADAWHMGADEYMLGSDFAKYPQVLEYARAKYGADATPQDAFIDFVNRVHAHAAAMGKKLRIWNDGLTGANTVPVTAGTTVEHWLDVATKPSQLRSQGYPLMNAAYALYLVRGGFHSDTEGLYDQSWDPRSFEGEKLASRAGITGAKISLWPDNGRGETENEVAQDTDPALRHIAQATWGSPRPDATYARFTARAAAVGHAPGWRDLTRVPVADGTYTFRAGAAAFTAETRRTPDGYVTLKTADGCLEVRGGKLTLNVPLQPGTEVSRHACDAANTLQRWQLTPVAGGHRLVNAITQMAVHVSDDGRLVQYPPDQRRPAVWHLAAG, translated from the coding sequence GTGAGTACGGAAGCCAAGCGTGCGTATCCAGGACGGTCCCGGCTGGTCGGCGTCGTGGCGGTGCTCCTGTTGCTCGCGGCACCGGTCCCCGTGGCGGGGGCGGCCGAGGCGGCGAACGCCACGCCCCCGGTCACCGTCCCCGCCCTGTCCGACTGGACGCCGGGATCCGGCCAGTACGTCTACGGACGCGGCACCCGCCTCGTCGCGGACGGCAGGGCGGAGCGCCGCGTCGCGGCCACCCTCGCGGGCGATCTGCGGGCGGCGGGACACGGCACCGTTCCGGTCGTGAGCAGGGGAGCGCGCACGGGCGACATCGTTGTCGATCTCACGCCGGCCAGGACCGAGCTGGGGAAGGAGGGGTACGAACTCCGCGCGGGCGAGCGCCTGTCGGTGACGGGCGCGACCGAGACCGGCGCCTTCTACGGCACCCGCACCGTCCTTCAGCTCCTCGCGCAGGGAGACCGGCTGCCCGCGGGGCACACCGTCGACGTGCCCCGGTACGAGGAGCGGGGAGTCGGCGTCTGCGCCTGCTACGTCCACATCACCCCGGCCTGGCTGGAGAACCTCGTACGCGACATGGCGTACCACAAACTCAACCAGCTGCTGCTCGAACTGAAGGTGAAGAGCGGCGCGCACCCCGAGGCCAACACCTGGGGCTACTACACCAAGGACGAGATACGCCGTCTCGTCGCCCTCGGCGAGAAGTACCACGTCACGATCATCCCGGAGATCAACTCCCCGGGGCACATGGACCCCTGGATCGAGAACCGGCCGGACCTCCAGCTCGCCGACTCCGACGGCGACAAGCAGCCGTCCCGGCTCGACATCACGCGCCCGGAGGCCTTCGCCTACTACACGAGCCTGATGGACGAGTACGCGGAGGTCTTCACGGCCGACGCGTGGCACATGGGCGCCGACGAGTACATGCTCGGCTCCGACTTCGCCAAGTACCCGCAGGTGCTGGAGTACGCCCGGGCGAAGTACGGCGCGGACGCCACCCCGCAGGACGCGTTCATCGACTTCGTCAACCGTGTCCACGCCCACGCCGCGGCCATGGGCAAGAAGCTGCGCATCTGGAACGACGGTCTCACCGGCGCCAACACCGTGCCCGTCACGGCCGGGACGACGGTCGAGCACTGGCTGGACGTGGCGACCAAACCGAGCCAACTCCGGTCGCAGGGCTATCCGTTGATGAACGCCGCCTACGCCCTGTACCTCGTCCGCGGCGGCTTCCACTCGGACACCGAGGGCCTGTACGACCAGAGTTGGGACCCACGCAGCTTCGAGGGCGAGAAGCTCGCCTCACGCGCAGGCATCACCGGCGCGAAGATCAGCCTGTGGCCAGACAACGGCCGCGGCGAGACCGAGAACGAGGTGGCGCAGGACACCGACCCGGCGCTGCGTCATATCGCGCAGGCCACCTGGGGCAGCCCTCGTCCGGACGCCACCTACGCCCGGTTCACCGCTCGCGCGGCGGCCGTGGGCCACGCCCCCGGATGGCGCGACCTCACCCGCGTGCCGGTCGCGGACGGGACGTACACCTTCCGTGCGGGTGCCGCGGCCTTCACGGCCGAGACCCGGCGCACCCCGGACGGCTACGTGACCCTGAAGACCGCGGACGGCTGCCTCGAAGTACGGGGCGGGAAGCTCACGCTCAACGTGCCGCTCCAGCCCGGGACCGAGGTGTCCCGGCATGCCTGTGACGCCGCGAACACCCTGCAGCGCTGGCAGTTGACGCCTGTGGCGGGCGGCCACCGGCTCGTCAACGCGATCACGCAGATGGCCGTGCACGTGAGCGACGACGGCCGGCTCGTGCAGTACCCGCCGGACCAGCGGCGTCCCGCCGTATGGCATTTGGCCGCCGGATGA
- a CDS encoding glycoside hydrolase 5 family protein encodes MPSAVRFGVNYTPSEGWFHHWLDFDLDSVRADLDSIAALGLDHVRVFPIWPYFQPNRSLIRPRAVEQLVALADAAAERGLDVNVDGLQGHLSSFDFLPAWTQTWHRRNLFTDPEVVEGQAEYLRTLAAALADRPNFIGMTVGNEVNQFSAGPHPDPDRAEPRLVDAWLERMLTACEKGAPGKLHLHAEYDAAWYQDDMPFTPAQAARRGAVTAVHSWVFNGTAQRHGRTGVATEHHAAYLIELSKAWADDPSRPVWLQEVGAPAPLVPAEHAAAFTAATVANALDCTDLWGITWWCSHDVSRDLADFPELEYGLGLLTNARRPKDSARELARAAREHTYAPKPRTTALVVPDDPATRSLCAPGGPVFEAFFRLTADGARPATVLASRAGDEGHLAARGITEVVTPDQVP; translated from the coding sequence ATGCCTTCTGCCGTGCGCTTCGGCGTCAACTACACCCCGAGCGAGGGATGGTTCCACCACTGGCTCGACTTCGACCTCGACTCCGTGCGTGCCGACCTCGACTCCATCGCCGCACTCGGCCTGGACCACGTCCGCGTCTTCCCGATCTGGCCCTACTTCCAGCCGAACCGTTCGCTGATCCGCCCGCGCGCCGTGGAACAGCTCGTCGCCCTCGCCGACGCGGCCGCCGAACGCGGCCTCGACGTCAACGTCGACGGTCTGCAGGGCCACCTGTCGAGCTTCGACTTCCTGCCCGCGTGGACCCAGACCTGGCACCGGCGGAACCTCTTCACCGACCCCGAGGTCGTCGAAGGGCAGGCCGAGTACCTGCGGACCCTCGCCGCCGCCCTCGCCGACCGGCCCAACTTCATCGGCATGACCGTGGGCAACGAGGTCAACCAGTTCTCGGCGGGCCCCCACCCGGACCCCGACCGGGCGGAACCCCGCCTTGTCGACGCCTGGCTGGAGCGGATGCTCACGGCGTGCGAGAAGGGCGCACCCGGCAAGCTGCATCTGCACGCGGAGTACGACGCGGCCTGGTACCAGGACGACATGCCGTTCACCCCCGCCCAGGCAGCCCGGCGCGGCGCCGTCACCGCCGTGCACTCCTGGGTCTTCAACGGCACGGCCCAGCGGCACGGACGCACCGGTGTCGCGACCGAACACCACGCCGCCTACCTGATCGAACTCAGCAAGGCCTGGGCCGACGACCCCTCGCGCCCGGTCTGGCTCCAGGAGGTCGGCGCCCCGGCCCCACTGGTCCCCGCCGAACACGCCGCCGCCTTCACCGCGGCGACCGTCGCGAACGCCCTCGACTGCACCGACCTGTGGGGCATCACCTGGTGGTGCTCCCACGACGTGTCCCGCGACCTCGCGGACTTCCCCGAACTCGAATACGGACTCGGCCTGTTGACCAACGCGCGCCGGCCCAAGGACAGCGCGCGGGAACTGGCCCGCGCGGCCCGCGAGCACACGTACGCCCCGAAGCCCCGCACCACGGCCCTCGTCGTACCCGACGACCCCGCCACCCGCTCGCTCTGCGCGCCGGGCGGCCCGGTCTTCGAGGCGTTCTTCCGCCTCACCGCCGACGGCGCCCGCCCGGCCACCGTGCTCGCGTCCCGTGCCGGTGACGAGGGGCACCTCGCCGCCCGGGGCATCACCGAAGTCGTCACTCCCGACCAGGTTCCGTAA